A window of Costertonia aggregata contains these coding sequences:
- the xylA gene encoding xylose isomerase yields MALIGNTEYFKGIDEIKFEGKESDNPLSFKYYNPEQTVAGTTMREHFKFAIAYWHTFCGQGADPFGPGTQNFEWDKPSDPIDAAKAKADAAFEFITKMGFDYFCFHDFDLVQEASSFSESEKRLAKIVDFIKEKKKESGVKLLWGTANCFSHPRYMNGASTNPDFNVLARAGGQIKLALDATMELDGENYVFWGGREGYMSLLNTDMKRELDHMGQFLGMARDYARSQGFKGNFFIEPKPMEPMKHQYDFDCATVIGFLHQYGLQDDFKLNIEVNHATLASHTMQHELEIAAAHGMLGSVDANRGDYQNGWDTDQFPNNILEVTEAMLIFLKAGGLQGGGINFDAKIRRNSTDLEDVFHAHIGGADVFARALLTADKIISSSAYETLRAQRYSSFDSGKGKDFEKGKLNFNDLYNIAKENGELELQSGKQELFENIINQYI; encoded by the coding sequence ATGGCTTTAATAGGTAATACAGAATACTTTAAGGGAATAGATGAAATAAAATTTGAAGGTAAAGAATCCGACAATCCATTATCCTTCAAATACTATAACCCCGAGCAAACGGTAGCTGGTACAACCATGCGGGAACATTTTAAATTTGCCATTGCCTATTGGCACACCTTCTGCGGTCAAGGTGCCGATCCGTTTGGACCCGGTACCCAAAATTTTGAATGGGACAAGCCATCGGACCCTATTGATGCAGCAAAGGCAAAGGCCGATGCCGCTTTTGAGTTTATCACAAAAATGGGTTTCGACTATTTTTGTTTTCATGATTTTGATCTCGTACAAGAAGCGTCCTCATTTTCTGAATCCGAGAAAAGATTGGCGAAAATCGTTGATTTTATAAAAGAGAAAAAGAAAGAAAGTGGTGTTAAACTATTATGGGGTACGGCCAACTGTTTTTCCCATCCTAGATACATGAACGGAGCCTCCACAAATCCGGACTTTAATGTTTTGGCAAGGGCTGGCGGACAAATAAAACTTGCGCTTGATGCCACTATGGAACTTGACGGGGAAAATTATGTGTTCTGGGGAGGCAGGGAAGGTTACATGTCTCTCTTGAATACCGATATGAAACGTGAATTGGATCATATGGGACAATTTTTGGGAATGGCCCGTGATTATGCAAGAAGCCAAGGGTTCAAAGGTAATTTTTTTATTGAACCCAAACCCATGGAACCCATGAAACACCAATATGATTTTGATTGCGCCACGGTAATCGGGTTTTTACACCAATATGGGCTACAGGATGATTTCAAATTGAATATAGAGGTCAACCATGCTACCTTGGCCAGCCACACCATGCAACATGAACTGGAGATTGCCGCCGCCCATGGCATGCTAGGAAGTGTAGATGCCAATAGGGGCGATTATCAAAACGGTTGGGATACAGACCAGTTTCCAAACAATATCCTGGAAGTGACCGAAGCCATGTTGATTTTTCTGAAAGCAGGCGGACTGCAAGGAGGCGGTATTAATTTTGACGCAAAAATAAGAAGAAACTCTACGGATTTGGAAGATGTTTTTCATGCCCATATCGGCGGTGCCGATGTTTTTGCAAGAGCTTTATTGACTGCGGATAAAATCATATCCTCATCGGCCTATGAAACATTACGTGCCCAAAGGTATAGCTCCTTTGATTCAGGAAAAGGGAAAGATTTTGAAAAGGGCAAATTAAATTTCAACGACCTGTATAACATCGCAAAGGAAAATGGCGAGCTAGAACTGCAAAGCGGCAAACAGGAACTATTTGAGAACATTATAAATCAATATATATAG
- a CDS encoding RagB/SusD family nutrient uptake outer membrane protein, producing the protein MINKRKSKSFLSMAAAALLVAACTDLEIEGTDSIIDESTASGGIFNGVDNVESALDNVYGGFNRIGDQTKVYALNEVTTDELLVPTRGTDWGDNGIWRTLHQHTWDAAHPYVLDTWNDWNSSVFLASEIIDERSGASASELADAKFLRAYAMWTIMDLYGQVPFRAPDEGPSINPRVLTRTEALDFVIQDLRDAIPNLPERGPDQIADNKRASQAAGNFLLAKVLLNAHVYRGTTPDNSDMAEVISLVDEIAADGYALQDGYFDIFKEDADSETIWWIPTGVGNRIWNGMHYNINSPDNGGGGWNGFSTLAEFYDLFEGDPNSNYIGDGQEERRGWVPDATNADPETNYGIGYGFLIGQQYDGDGTPLKDRPGNPLVFTKEFPGLVGNNEVTGIRTIKYHPADGGSFRSHQIIFRYSDAHLMKAEAQLRSGGDATALVNELRVLRDAAPLGSVSEQDLLDERGRELYKEMTRRNDMIRFGQFTRDWEFKNPEAVGDDSKNLFPIPANALLSNPNLVQNPGY; encoded by the coding sequence ATGATAAATAAAAGAAAAAGCAAATCGTTTTTAAGTATGGCTGCAGCGGCATTGCTCGTTGCAGCGTGTACTGACCTTGAAATTGAAGGAACTGACTCCATTATTGATGAATCTACGGCTTCGGGCGGTATATTTAATGGTGTAGATAACGTAGAAAGCGCCTTGGACAATGTTTATGGTGGCTTTAACCGTATTGGTGACCAAACCAAAGTTTATGCTTTGAACGAGGTGACCACAGATGAATTATTGGTTCCCACCCGTGGCACGGATTGGGGCGATAATGGTATTTGGCGTACGTTGCACCAACACACTTGGGATGCAGCTCACCCTTATGTCTTGGATACGTGGAATGACTGGAATTCATCTGTCTTTCTAGCTTCTGAAATTATTGATGAGCGAAGTGGTGCTTCGGCCAGTGAATTAGCTGATGCCAAATTCCTGAGAGCTTATGCCATGTGGACGATAATGGATCTTTATGGCCAAGTGCCATTTAGGGCTCCTGATGAAGGACCAAGTATAAATCCCAGGGTATTGACAAGAACAGAGGCATTAGATTTTGTAATCCAAGATTTAAGAGATGCCATACCCAATTTACCTGAAAGAGGTCCTGATCAAATTGCAGACAATAAAAGAGCCAGTCAAGCAGCCGGTAATTTTTTGTTGGCAAAAGTTCTTTTGAACGCTCATGTATACAGAGGCACTACTCCCGATAATTCTGATATGGCCGAAGTTATATCTTTGGTAGATGAAATAGCAGCTGATGGCTATGCTTTGCAAGATGGTTATTTTGATATTTTTAAGGAGGATGCTGATAGCGAAACCATATGGTGGATTCCTACAGGTGTAGGTAACAGGATATGGAATGGTATGCACTACAACATAAATTCTCCTGACAATGGCGGGGGCGGATGGAACGGATTTAGCACATTGGCAGAATTCTATGATTTGTTCGAGGGCGACCCAAACAGCAATTATATCGGCGATGGACAAGAGGAGCGAAGAGGCTGGGTGCCAGACGCTACCAACGCAGATCCAGAAACTAATTATGGTATAGGATATGGGTTCTTGATTGGCCAACAATATGATGGCGATGGTACTCCTTTGAAAGACCGTCCTGGTAATCCCTTGGTGTTTACAAAAGAGTTTCCTGGCTTGGTAGGCAACAATGAAGTAACGGGTATTAGAACGATTAAATATCACCCTGCAGATGGTGGCTCTTTTAGAAGTCATCAGATTATCTTCAGGTATTCCGATGCACATCTAATGAAAGCGGAAGCTCAATTAAGAAGTGGTGGCGATGCCACGGCCTTAGTCAATGAATTGAGGGTTTTAAGGGATGCCGCTCCGTTGGGATCAGTGTCCGAACAGGATTTGTTGGACGAAAGAGGAAGAGAATTATATAAGGAGATGACCAGAAGAAACGATATGATTCGTTTCGGACAGTTCACAAGAGATTGGGAATTTAAAAATCCTGAAGCAGTAGGGGATGATTCTAAAAATCTTTTCCCTATTCCTGCAAATGCTCTACTTTCTAATCCAAATCTGGTACAAAACCCAGGGTATTAA
- a CDS encoding VCBS repeat-containing protein, which produces MNRNLVLFLATMMLIGCGEKDETLFEKVNSSVTHITFKNTLKSTPELNILTYLYYYNGAGVAAADFNNDNLVDLYFTSNSGADKLYLNKGNLVFTDITEIANIKNLGSWSTGVTYTDINNDGLLDIYVCKASGYRALKGRNLLYINLGPNKDGVPVFKEDATSYGLDFSGLSTQAAFLDYDLDGDLDMYLMNHSVHPNNAYGKGSKRKKIDSLSGDRLYENIDQKFVDVSKKTGIFQGKIGYGLGLGVSDLNGDNYPDIYIGNDFFENDYLYINQKNGTFKEMITSEPHKIGHTSHFSMGNDIADINNDGLVDILSVDMLPEDLETYKSSGSDFSYSTYENYIKNGYARQYIQNTLQLNLGNSRFSEIGHLSGISATEWSWSPLLADFDNDGLKDIFITNGIKGATNDMDFVKFISNDAIQKSIDEGMSKMDMKLIDKIPQIKVPNYLFKNLGNLKYENVSDKWVTSEPSFSNGSIYADLDNDGDLDIVVNNVDDHAFVLENKATVSNNYIKIYLHGEEKNPLGIGAKLHIYASGKYIFEENYNTRGYLSSISPDKTIGLGQAKKIDSLIVVWPNGYSQKLKDIEVNKSIDLHTKDAKLRKNKSKNPIKTNTYINAGTLLNFSHKDKASLEFYRNPLTPYATTNEGPSIAVADVDKNGKTDIFIAGAKNQASAFFLQDSLGRFNKSLDTIFENDSKSEDVSQVFFDANNDGWQDLLVVSGGNEYKNGKPLIPRLYINRKGVLAKDSIQFKNLQINASKVDASDIDNDGDFDITITSDAVPAEFGATPVQYILKNDGKGNFKDVTIGFAPDFRSLGNVKDFVWQDIDDNGYKDLIVVGHWMPLSIFYNTGKRLVLQSKNGLEKSHGLWNTLTISDFDKDGDLDIVAGNFGLNSKLKASPHEPLSLYRKDFDQNNAIETLVTYYYKGKETTFASKDELTGQLPYLNKKFLSYGEFAKADIHELFGQKNLRTAEKKEVYSLASTYFENQGDGVFTPIMLPMYSQSSTIQDIALEDFNKDGFTDLLLVGNNYEINTQLGRMDALQGVILQNDKKGRFYWDNTLKIDVPGPARDIQRIHAGERNCFVIAINNGSPIFLCDENQ; this is translated from the coding sequence ATGAACAGGAATTTAGTACTATTTTTAGCGACGATGATGCTTATCGGTTGTGGCGAAAAAGATGAAACGCTTTTTGAAAAGGTAAACTCATCGGTTACGCATATTACCTTCAAAAATACACTCAAAAGCACGCCAGAACTTAATATCCTAACCTATCTATACTACTATAACGGTGCCGGTGTTGCTGCAGCAGATTTTAACAACGACAACCTTGTAGATTTATATTTTACGTCAAATAGTGGTGCGGACAAACTGTATTTAAATAAAGGTAATCTGGTCTTTACAGACATTACAGAGATTGCCAATATAAAAAACTTGGGAAGTTGGTCCACTGGGGTAACCTATACAGATATCAACAATGATGGCCTTTTGGATATATATGTGTGTAAAGCTTCGGGCTATCGAGCTTTAAAAGGTCGTAATCTCCTGTATATAAATCTTGGTCCGAACAAAGATGGAGTACCTGTTTTTAAAGAGGATGCAACTTCTTACGGTCTTGATTTTTCGGGTCTGTCTACCCAGGCCGCTTTTCTTGATTACGACTTGGACGGCGATTTGGACATGTATCTAATGAACCACTCCGTACATCCAAACAATGCGTATGGGAAAGGGTCAAAAAGAAAAAAAATAGATTCTTTGTCCGGGGATCGACTGTACGAAAATATTGACCAAAAATTTGTGGACGTATCAAAAAAAACCGGGATTTTTCAAGGTAAAATAGGCTACGGCCTTGGGTTGGGGGTAAGTGACCTCAACGGCGACAATTATCCGGATATTTATATCGGAAATGATTTTTTTGAGAATGACTATCTATACATCAACCAAAAAAACGGGACTTTCAAGGAAATGATTACTTCGGAGCCTCACAAAATAGGACACACCTCACATTTTTCAATGGGAAATGATATTGCGGACATCAACAACGATGGCCTAGTAGATATACTGTCTGTTGATATGTTGCCCGAAGATTTGGAAACCTATAAGTCCTCAGGTTCGGATTTTAGTTACTCTACCTATGAAAATTATATAAAAAATGGCTATGCCCGGCAATACATCCAAAACACACTTCAACTAAACTTAGGGAATTCTAGATTTTCAGAAATAGGTCATTTATCCGGTATCTCTGCTACAGAATGGTCTTGGTCACCGCTCCTAGCGGATTTTGACAACGATGGCCTTAAAGATATTTTTATCACCAACGGTATAAAAGGCGCTACAAATGATATGGATTTTGTAAAATTCATCTCTAATGATGCCATACAGAAGAGTATCGACGAGGGCATGTCAAAAATGGACATGAAACTGATAGATAAAATACCCCAAATTAAAGTACCCAATTACTTATTTAAAAATCTCGGAAACCTAAAGTATGAAAACGTGAGTGACAAATGGGTGACTTCAGAACCTTCATTTAGTAATGGTAGTATATATGCTGATTTGGACAATGATGGTGATTTGGATATAGTCGTCAATAATGTTGATGACCATGCGTTTGTATTGGAGAATAAAGCGACGGTTTCAAATAACTACATAAAAATCTATTTACACGGAGAAGAGAAAAACCCTTTGGGCATTGGTGCAAAACTACATATATATGCTTCTGGAAAATACATATTTGAAGAAAATTACAACACTAGGGGTTACTTATCTTCCATTTCACCGGATAAAACGATAGGACTGGGGCAGGCAAAGAAAATAGACTCGCTTATTGTGGTATGGCCCAATGGGTATTCACAAAAATTGAAAGATATTGAAGTGAACAAGTCGATAGACCTTCACACAAAAGATGCCAAACTTCGCAAAAACAAAAGTAAAAATCCGATTAAAACAAACACATACATAAATGCAGGAACTTTACTGAATTTTTCACATAAGGACAAGGCTTCGCTGGAGTTTTATAGAAACCCATTGACCCCTTACGCAACCACAAATGAAGGACCATCAATTGCAGTAGCCGACGTTGACAAGAATGGAAAGACGGATATATTCATAGCTGGAGCTAAAAATCAGGCATCAGCATTTTTTCTTCAGGATAGTCTAGGAAGATTTAACAAATCACTGGATACCATATTTGAAAACGACTCAAAAAGTGAAGATGTGTCGCAGGTGTTTTTTGATGCGAACAACGATGGCTGGCAAGATTTACTGGTAGTCAGTGGTGGCAATGAATATAAAAACGGCAAACCGTTAATACCTCGCCTTTATATCAACAGAAAAGGTGTTTTGGCCAAAGATTCCATTCAATTTAAAAATCTGCAGATAAACGCATCCAAGGTAGATGCGAGCGACATTGATAATGATGGCGATTTTGATATTACCATCACTTCGGATGCCGTACCTGCGGAATTTGGCGCAACTCCCGTACAATATATTTTAAAAAACGATGGTAAAGGCAACTTTAAGGACGTTACGATTGGGTTTGCCCCAGATTTCCGATCTCTGGGCAATGTAAAAGACTTTGTTTGGCAGGATATCGATGATAATGGATATAAAGATCTAATTGTCGTCGGGCACTGGATGCCTCTATCCATTTTTTACAATACCGGTAAGCGATTGGTGTTACAGTCTAAAAACGGATTGGAAAAATCTCATGGTCTGTGGAATACGCTTACAATTTCAGATTTTGATAAAGATGGGGACTTGGATATCGTAGCAGGCAATTTTGGACTCAATAGCAAGCTAAAAGCCTCTCCCCACGAACCGCTTAGTTTATATAGAAAGGATTTTGACCAAAACAATGCCATTGAAACCCTTGTAACCTATTACTATAAAGGAAAGGAAACTACCTTTGCCTCAAAAGACGAGCTAACGGGACAGCTCCCGTACCTAAACAAAAAGTTTCTTTCGTATGGGGAATTTGCAAAGGCGGATATTCATGAGCTTTTTGGGCAAAAAAATCTACGAACCGCAGAAAAAAAAGAAGTCTATTCATTGGCTTCCACATATTTTGAAAATCAAGGCGATGGTGTTTTCACACCCATAATGCTTCCTATGTATTCCCAGTCGTCCACAATACAGGATATCGCTTTGGAAGATTTTAACAAAGATGGCTTTACAGACCTGTTACTGGTCGGTAACAATTATGAAATTAACACCCAGTTGGGTAGGATGGATGCGCTACAAGGCGTAATTTTGCAAAATGATAAAAAAGGTAGGTTTTATTGGGACAACACACTTAAAATAGATGTTCCAGGGCCTGCAAGAGATATACAAAGAATACATGCGGGAGAGCGCAATTGTTTTGTTATTGCCATAAATAACGGTTCCCCTATTTTTCTTTGTGATGAAAATCAATAA
- a CDS encoding xylulokinase, translating into MYTIGYDIGSSSIKVALVDTATGKSLDVVSQPDNEMGMISLKNGWAEQNPNDWWVHVCNATKLLLAKNNIDSKTIKGIGISYQMHGLVVVDQKGNPLRDSIIWCDSRAVKIGKEAFKELGTRKCSENLLNSPANFTASKLKWVKENEPDIYNSVYKFMLPGDYIAYKFSDNICTTLSGLSEGILWDFTKNTTADWLLDHYELDKSKIPDIVSTFSNQGGVSKEGAMASGLTEGTPILYRAGDQPNNALSLNIFNPGEVAATGGTSGVMYAVTDSLSAKESSRVNNFAHVNYDTKQIRIGKLLCINGAGIQYRWLLNNLDVSSYEEMNQLAASAPVGSDGVLIHPFGNGAERVLDNKNLGTHMSNINLNIHSKAHLCRAALEGIAFSFVYGIDVMKSDGIQPKVIRAGNDNLFRSEIFSTTISTLINQEIEIYNTTGAIGAARACQLHLGDFETFGKQIMDNDFIMQFKPLKERNSFKTAYSRWKDRLDELLKK; encoded by the coding sequence ATGTACACCATAGGTTATGATATTGGAAGTTCCTCGATTAAAGTGGCTTTAGTAGATACCGCTACCGGAAAAAGCTTGGATGTTGTTAGCCAACCCGATAATGAAATGGGAATGATATCCTTAAAAAACGGTTGGGCCGAACAAAACCCGAATGATTGGTGGGTTCACGTTTGTAACGCTACAAAACTATTGCTTGCAAAAAACAATATCGATTCAAAAACTATTAAGGGTATTGGCATTTCTTACCAAATGCACGGACTCGTAGTCGTTGACCAAAAAGGAAATCCTTTAAGGGATTCCATCATTTGGTGTGATAGTAGAGCGGTCAAAATCGGGAAAGAGGCATTCAAAGAGCTTGGAACCAGAAAGTGTTCAGAAAATTTATTGAACTCCCCCGCCAATTTTACTGCCTCAAAGTTAAAGTGGGTCAAAGAAAACGAACCCGATATTTATAACTCGGTTTATAAATTTATGCTTCCAGGCGATTATATCGCCTATAAGTTCAGCGATAACATTTGCACTACCTTATCCGGGCTTTCAGAAGGGATTCTTTGGGACTTTACAAAAAACACTACTGCCGATTGGTTGCTGGATCATTATGAACTGGACAAATCAAAGATTCCAGATATCGTATCTACTTTTTCAAACCAAGGGGGAGTTTCCAAAGAAGGTGCCATGGCATCAGGCTTAACTGAAGGAACTCCTATTTTATATAGGGCGGGTGATCAGCCTAACAACGCCTTATCCTTAAATATTTTTAATCCCGGAGAAGTGGCAGCCACCGGTGGCACCTCGGGTGTTATGTATGCCGTAACCGATAGCCTTTCCGCAAAGGAAAGTTCAAGGGTCAACAATTTTGCCCATGTCAACTACGATACAAAACAGATACGAATTGGCAAACTCCTTTGCATCAATGGTGCCGGTATTCAATATCGTTGGCTTTTGAACAACTTGGACGTTTCGTCATATGAAGAAATGAACCAACTGGCAGCTTCGGCACCCGTTGGTTCGGACGGCGTTCTCATACACCCATTTGGAAACGGAGCAGAAAGGGTTTTGGATAACAAAAATCTGGGTACGCATATGTCGAATATCAATTTAAACATACATTCCAAGGCTCATTTATGTAGGGCCGCTTTAGAAGGTATCGCTTTTTCATTTGTTTACGGTATAGATGTTATGAAATCCGATGGTATACAACCAAAGGTTATTCGTGCTGGTAATGACAATCTTTTTAGGTCTGAGATTTTTTCGACTACCATATCCACACTCATTAATCAAGAGATTGAAATTTATAATACCACGGGAGCTATTGGGGCCGCAAGGGCTTGTCAATTACACTTGGGTGACTTTGAAACTTTTGGAAAACAGATTATGGATAACGATTTCATAATGCAATTTAAACCATTGAAAGAACGCAACAGCTTTAAAACGGCCTACTCAAGATGGAAGGACAGATTAGATGAACTTTTAAAAAAATAA